A genomic region of Papaver somniferum cultivar HN1 chromosome 7, ASM357369v1, whole genome shotgun sequence contains the following coding sequences:
- the LOC113297058 gene encoding uncharacterized protein LOC113297058, whose amino-acid sequence MSRLSFRPRPLDIHKKLPIVKSVKEFEDDDNTTSTRNSIFRLTSEVENEVPATPTKKYAPEIPTPQFDIVDTYEIDYTPTFGQPTSYLRGRGARAEIGEFVEYDLDNEDEDWLQEFNNEREILTAEKFEILLFKLEVLDHKTRERAGVIIPLGSPVPALLQLDVAIELLLAQSVRYNVCQSVYSYWKEKRDRWHKPILRRLQPPPPVNDTNPYNVFRPREKAHRLHTRRMQRRENNVQSFEKLRQVRRNLDQAKTVIEALIKREEKKREVMESEISLQRIQTKYKNETQLIEDGFDLLGAYPPRFGSEDDFMDSDDLSNGYSRSTQPVAAQTSPFTDSKLMMVPTSRLSRRQPYQGWLQRRDPNEPVLLFTKPLDSEKLASAGIVPPPNPPIENGGMSSPKYCFRGRIGRGGRIVFDRWNPLLQTPIAHDKTSSYVSPGLRLPPHHG is encoded by the exons ATGAGTAGGCTGTCATTTAGGCCTCGTCCTCTCGACATTCATAAGAAGCTTCCAATTGTTAAATCTGTTAAGGAATTCGAAGATGATGATAATACTACCTCCACACGCAATTCTATATTCCGACTTACTTCTGAGGTTGAGAATGAG GTTCCAGCAACGCCCACTAAGAAATATGCTCCCGAGATACCTACTCCACAGTTTGATATCGTGgatacatatgaaattgattaTACCCCAACATTTGGTCAGCCAACATCTTATTTACGAGGAAGGGGAG CCCGGGCTGAAATTGGAGAGTTCGTTGAGTACGATCTGGACAACGAGGATGAGGATTGGCTTCAAGAGTTTAACAATGAAAGAGAGATTCTTACAGCTGAAAA GTttgagattcttcttttcaagttaGAGGTCTTGGATCACAAGACTCGAGAAAGAGCAGGAGTTATAATACCTCTTGGTTCACCAGTTCCTGCTCTTTTACAGCTTGATGTTGCCATTGAG CTCTTGTTAGCGCAATCTGTACGATACAACGTTTGTCAATCTGTATATAGCTACTGGAAAGAAAAG AGAGACCGGTGGCACAAGCCCATACTTCGTCGGTTGCAG CCCCCACCACCAGTGAACGATACCAATCCGTACAATGTATTTAGGCCCAGGGAGAAAGCCCATCGATTACACACTAGAAGG ATGCAAAGGAGGGAAAACAATGTTCAATCATTTGAAAAGCTACGTCAG GTCAGGCGCAACCTGGACCAGGCTAAAACAGTAATAGAGGCTTTGATCAAG AGGGAGGAGAAGAAAAGAGAGGTTATGGAGAGTGAGATCAGTCTTCAACGGATTCAAACCAAGTATAAG AATGAGACTCAGCTCATTGAAGATGGTTTCGACTTACTGGGGGCCTACCCTCCAAGATTCGGGTCCGAGGATGATTTCATGGATTCAGATGACCTTTCAAACGGTTACTCCCGAAGCACTCAACCGGTTGCAGCACAGACTTCTCCTTTCACGGATTCTAAGCTCATGATGGTTCCGACAAGTCGCTTGAGTAGACGACAACCATATCAGGGATGGCTTCAGAGAAGG GATCCAAATGAGCCAGTTTTATTATTTACCAAACCTTTAGATTCGGAGAAGTTGGCCAGTGCAGGGATTGTTCCTCCCCCAAATCCCCCAATAGAAAATGGTGGTATGTCTTCACCGAAATATTGTTTCCGAGGGCGGATTGGAAGAGGTGGCAGGATCGTGTTTGATAGGTGGAATCCCCTCCTGCAAACCCCAATTGCtcatgataaaacttcttcataTGTATCACCAGGTCTCAGGCTCCCACCTCATCATGGTTAA